gcaggtggtgTAAATCCCACAGCGCGATAAGGCCTCTCCAGGTCCAAGAGAACACACAGTACCAAGTCCCttagtcacaaacacacacacacacacacacagtgggtcAAGGACCAGCGCGAtttatgttgatgttttttttgtattatataGTCTGAGCAGCCACTTGAATATCAATAATAAACAATTTCCCATAATTATCAAGGCTCTTTCCTCCCATCGTTAGTCTTGCTAGCTGCTAAGCTAAGGAAGTGTGTAAAGACATGTTGATTTGACATATTTCTGAGCCCaaattgaattttgtttttgtcgaGTTTAGTGCTGAATTAAAGACAGTTTGAAGTCGGTCAATATTTTCCAAACTCTACACaccaatgttctttttttaacccaaatgtatgtttttctttgttcgtGTCATTCCAGCTACGGCCAGTAGGGGTCACCCGTGCTCGCCTTACAAGCAGATCAAATTACCGTGGTCAATTGTCAATGTTTGTACCAAATAAGCTAAGGAAAACTGATTAACTGTTAACGCCAGTTCAGAACAGTCTTGAACTGTCATTCGATTAAGGTTTATTTTCTTGTGTACTGACGGCTAACCTCGGCTcaaaagcagcatttcaaaaattCAGCTTGTTTTTGACCGTCCAGCTTGACAAACTCCTTCCAGCCTTGAGGTTAGATTCTAAAAATACCTTGAaatatgctttgtttttttttgggaaaatagCCCGTGGCGTTTGCTTTGACCTTTCTTGCAGGACCAGGCGGGAGGAGTGAACTGCCTTTGTGAGGGACGTCATCGGTCTGAAGTATTTTATCGCTGAAAATTGCTCATCTGATGCGCTTGGCTCGAAACGGCGATTACCGCGGCGATTGAGGTGGATTTGAGTCGAATTGGTTTTCTGCCTCATCAAACCCTTTTCTTTCTAGGTCAGACCCGTTGGCCCTGAAGCCGAATGCGTTCGGGCGTCAGCCGGCCGGCGCCGACTGTCGTTCGCCGCTCTTTCGTCCTCGTCCCGTCCCGCCCTGAGCCGAAGCATCTGTGCTGCTCGAGCTTTACATCACACGCCGCCGTCTCCCCTTCGTATGTTCGTGTTCGGGCCGGTGCTCCCACACGCCGACGCCTCGGCGCGGTTTAAGTCAGCTCGCTCCACGCCGAGCCTCGGATGCCGGTGTAGGTGAAGCGTGTGCTGGATCCGCTCGGCGAGGTCTGACCATTCTGCTCGGGGGTCTTCTGGCCCGCTCTGGGTTTGCCGCCCGCTTCTTCTTTAGTCATCCTGCTTCCGGCTGATCTCCCCAGTcggccgctccctcctcctccgccgccgccgccgcccctgaagcagctgcagcagctgaaggtgGCCAGCATCCCCTGGCGGAAGCGTTTGTTCATGAAGCAGTAGATGATGGGGTTGACGCAGGCCGAGGTGTAGGACAGCAGGTGGATGAAGGAGATGGGCGCGCCCGTCAGGCGGTAGGCCGAGCGCTGGTCGAAGGCCTGCCACGCGTTGACCACGAAGACCGGCGTCCAgcacaggaagaagaggaagacgatGACCAGCAGCATGCGGATCACGCGCTTCTTGGCCATCAGGTTGgacgtggagctgctgctgtacaCTCGGCTCATCATGGGcttgctgctgccgccgccgctcgtcCCCGTATTCACGGTTAGGCTCTTACTCTTCGACGGCTGCAGGTAGCACCCGTCACTGTCGCCCGGTTTGATGCTGCCCGTGCTGGATTGTCTGTCTGTCAGGAAGAAGAAATGGTTTGGTGAAAGTCTGGCGTAACACTCGCATCCATGCAACGACTTGTTGACTTCTTCGCACCTCGGCTGGATTTCCTGTTGGACAGCTCAAACTTGATTCCCCGGTAGAGCTCCAGAGAGATGAGGCCGTACGCCGTCATCATGACGATGCCGGGAATGAGGAA
The nucleotide sequence above comes from Salarias fasciatus chromosome 3, fSalaFa1.1, whole genome shotgun sequence. Encoded proteins:
- the cckar gene encoding cholecystokinin receptor type A isoform X2 — translated: MAYDINQTVRIVLYSLIFLLSVLGNSLIIAVLLRNRRMRTVTNLFLLSLAVSDLMVSLVCIPFTLIPNLMRDFIFGTGICKLAMYFMGVSVSVSTFNLMAISLERYSAICNPLTSRAWQTKSHAAKVITVTWVASFILMLPYPISSTLKPFTRLNNSTGHMCRLVWPNDVIQQSWYVCLLLLLFLIPGIVMMTAYGLISLELYRGIKFELSNRKSSRDRQSSTGSIKPGDSDGCYLQPSKSKSLTVNTGTSGGGSSKPMMSRVYSSSSTSNLMAKKRVIRMLLVIVFLFFLCWTPVFVVNAWQAFDQRSAYRLTGAPISFIHLLSYTSACVNPIIYCFMNKRFRQGMLATFSCCSCFRGGGGGGGGGSGRLGRSAGSRMTKEEAGGKPRAGQKTPEQNGQTSPSGSSTRFTYTGIRGSAWSELT
- the cckar gene encoding cholecystokinin receptor type A isoform X1, translated to METFTIRDILLNSTDLSKLLCNFGISNISECENEEDASPEPKDINQTVRIVLYSLIFLLSVLGNSLIIAVLLRNRRMRTVTNLFLLSLAVSDLMVSLVCIPFTLIPNLMRDFIFGTGICKLAMYFMGVSVSVSTFNLMAISLERYSAICNPLTSRAWQTKSHAAKVITVTWVASFILMLPYPISSTLKPFTRLNNSTGHMCRLVWPNDVIQQSWYVCLLLLLFLIPGIVMMTAYGLISLELYRGIKFELSNRKSSRDRQSSTGSIKPGDSDGCYLQPSKSKSLTVNTGTSGGGSSKPMMSRVYSSSSTSNLMAKKRVIRMLLVIVFLFFLCWTPVFVVNAWQAFDQRSAYRLTGAPISFIHLLSYTSACVNPIIYCFMNKRFRQGMLATFSCCSCFRGGGGGGGGGSGRLGRSAGSRMTKEEAGGKPRAGQKTPEQNGQTSPSGSSTRFTYTGIRGSAWSELT